A genomic region of Vitreimonas flagellata contains the following coding sequences:
- a CDS encoding Ppx/GppA family phosphatase: MSRAPLRDGQESAVIDVGSNSVRLVVYRIDGRAMTPILNEKVMAGLGRDLSRTGALSKDGVEQAMRALKRFATLIEAAGVRSVFAVGTAAVRDASDGQAFAARMQAETGIALRILDGADEARLSALGVSAGVADAKGVVGDLGGASLELIEIGPKGVGRGETFPLGPLSLIEGKEFDYDDVTKRVNASLKRSSVLGKTRGNFYAVGGAWRALGRIDIALSNHPLGVLHLHEMSRSEVLKVVDVVRKQSKRSLEKLEEAAAKRADSLPYAAVVLERVMLEGQFERVFLSAFGLREGVLIERMSEAALQEDPLIATADALAGRMSRTRKFGPALEQWIAPMFEGQTLVFPEKRERVLRGAAARLADIGGPLHPDQRVEVIFDLILRAPLAAVSHAERAFLAAAIHHRYDKGPPRHATAYLRLLNEEQQIAAAGLGAALRLGADLSGRSETLLANFELRVVDGRLQLRVKKSAAHLFTETAQRRLDYAAAALGLVSETKII; encoded by the coding sequence ATGAGCCGGGCCCCGCTGCGCGACGGCCAGGAAAGCGCCGTCATCGACGTCGGCTCCAATTCGGTGCGCCTGGTCGTCTATCGCATCGACGGCCGCGCCATGACGCCGATCTTGAACGAGAAGGTCATGGCGGGCTTGGGGCGCGATCTTTCGCGCACGGGCGCTCTCTCGAAGGATGGCGTCGAACAGGCGATGCGGGCGCTGAAGCGCTTTGCGACTCTGATTGAAGCGGCCGGCGTGCGCAGCGTGTTTGCGGTGGGTACAGCGGCGGTGCGCGACGCGAGCGACGGGCAGGCGTTTGCGGCGCGTATGCAAGCTGAGACCGGAATCGCACTGCGCATTCTCGACGGCGCCGATGAAGCGCGCCTCTCCGCTTTGGGCGTCAGCGCAGGTGTGGCCGATGCGAAGGGCGTTGTCGGCGATTTGGGCGGCGCAAGCCTTGAGCTAATCGAGATTGGTCCGAAAGGCGTTGGCCGTGGAGAGACCTTTCCTTTGGGCCCGCTCAGCCTCATCGAAGGCAAGGAATTCGACTACGACGACGTCACCAAGCGCGTGAATGCGAGCCTCAAGAGATCGAGCGTGCTCGGCAAGACGCGGGGCAATTTCTACGCGGTCGGCGGCGCCTGGCGTGCATTGGGGCGGATTGATATCGCGCTCTCGAACCACCCGCTTGGCGTTTTGCATTTGCATGAGATGAGCCGCAGCGAAGTGCTGAAGGTCGTCGATGTCGTGCGCAAGCAGAGTAAGCGCTCGCTGGAGAAGCTCGAAGAAGCAGCGGCGAAGCGCGCGGATTCGCTGCCCTACGCCGCTGTCGTGCTTGAACGCGTGATGCTGGAGGGCCAGTTCGAGCGCGTGTTTCTCTCTGCCTTTGGTTTGCGCGAAGGCGTTCTGATTGAGCGCATGAGCGAAGCAGCACTTCAGGAAGATCCGCTGATTGCGACAGCCGATGCGTTGGCCGGGCGCATGTCGCGCACGCGCAAATTTGGCCCCGCACTCGAGCAATGGATTGCGCCGATGTTCGAGGGGCAAACTCTGGTCTTCCCCGAAAAGCGCGAGCGTGTGCTGCGGGGTGCGGCCGCGCGCCTGGCCGACATTGGCGGGCCACTGCATCCGGATCAGCGCGTCGAAGTGATCTTCGATCTCATCCTGCGCGCGCCCCTGGCGGCGGTGAGCCACGCCGAGCGCGCGTTCCTGGCGGCGGCCATTCACCACCGCTACGACAAGGGCCCGCCACGCCACGCCACCGCCTATCTGCGCCTGCTCAATGAAGAGCAGCAGATTGCTGCGGCAGGCTTGGGGGCGGCTTTGCGGCTTGGCGCTGATCTTTCTGGGCGAAGCGAGACGCTTTTGGCTAACTTTGAGCTGCGCGTAGTTGACGGCAGGCTGCAGCTTCGGGTGAAGAAGAGCGCAGCCCATCTATTCACGGAGACGGCGCAGCGGCGTCTGGATTACGCCGCCGCCGCGCTCGGCTTGGTATCGGAGACGAAAATCATATGA
- a CDS encoding DUF3297 family protein codes for MSDTPPDRLAVDPDSPHYNAEILERGVGIRFNGNEKTNVEEYCVSEGWVRLAVGKTLDRRGKQLTIKYSGKVEPYFQDSTGEPSES; via the coding sequence ATGAGCGACACCCCGCCTGACCGCCTCGCGGTCGATCCCGACAGCCCGCACTACAACGCCGAGATTTTGGAGCGCGGCGTGGGCATTCGCTTCAACGGCAACGAGAAGACCAACGTCGAGGAATATTGCGTGTCCGAGGGCTGGGTGCGCCTGGCTGTGGGCAAGACGCTGGATCGCAGGGGCAAGCAGCTCACGATCAAATATTCCGGCAAAGTGGAACCCTATTTCCAGGACTCGACCGGCGAGCCGAGCGAGTCGTAA
- a CDS encoding adenylate/guanylate cyclase domain-containing protein, with protein MSIDIAGYSAMTEIDEAQAASMVSALRGALEGAALVHGGRIFNTAGDGFMLEFCSAAGALGAAELLWSNVERGSVRVGVHIGDVLVTQTGDLLGHSVNVAARLQQVAQPGATIVSMDVRRAVRGKLAQRLHPAGAVHLDKMAETIEIFSLEPVASAKPRTRKAEPVLAVLPFDNESDAPEMDYFSDGVADEIISTLLRQSTIKVIGRTSAFQFRGDRKTEAARVLKASHVLDGAVRCSGTRLRASVQLIDASTGMALWSERYEGDRFDAFALEDDIAGRVAASLRRSLTQVERAHPIDPAAYELYLRARQIWLLMSDVEEDQASVLLERCVALAPDFAIGWATLASVRALLLPRDRDAIGSPEHDAALEAAHRALELDPECAQALTALSLLKPAFAEHGEKIRLVNEALKRTPNDASLHVARAAWLYGVGRLKDAAKALETASLLDPLGPAVEGVRASLATARGEVQTAYEIISAAWRRWPDSPFIWYLMWTTLCVAKRPDEAEALAAPGVPPRWGVTEHDVGVLRTYAALLHLSAEDRRQAFSAMLDALAQSREPLPLSSVLVAAGAGCADQAFDLLNAALDSGRDLTPDNHKGFGMARSQAPLQLFVSTGGTPIWQFERFPALAARLGLAQYWLETKQWPDCAAFVDYDFKGLCAQALKA; from the coding sequence ATGTCGATCGACATCGCCGGCTATTCGGCGATGACCGAAATCGACGAGGCGCAGGCCGCGTCGATGGTGAGCGCCTTGCGCGGCGCGTTGGAAGGCGCGGCACTCGTGCACGGCGGGCGCATCTTCAACACGGCCGGCGACGGCTTCATGCTTGAATTTTGCAGCGCCGCTGGCGCGTTGGGCGCGGCCGAGCTGCTGTGGAGCAATGTCGAGCGCGGCAGCGTGCGTGTCGGCGTGCATATCGGCGACGTGTTGGTGACGCAGACCGGCGATCTGCTTGGGCATAGCGTCAACGTCGCGGCGCGCTTGCAACAGGTGGCGCAGCCGGGCGCGACGATCGTGTCGATGGATGTGCGCCGCGCAGTACGCGGCAAGCTGGCGCAGCGACTGCATCCGGCGGGCGCCGTGCATCTCGATAAGATGGCCGAGACGATTGAGATTTTCTCGCTCGAACCTGTCGCCTCCGCCAAGCCGCGCACGCGTAAGGCAGAGCCTGTGCTGGCGGTGCTGCCGTTCGACAATGAGAGCGACGCGCCGGAGATGGATTATTTTTCCGACGGCGTGGCCGATGAGATTATCTCGACGTTGCTGCGCCAATCGACGATCAAAGTGATCGGGCGCACCTCGGCGTTTCAGTTCCGCGGCGATCGAAAAACAGAGGCGGCGCGGGTGCTGAAAGCGTCGCATGTGCTGGATGGGGCGGTGCGCTGCAGCGGCACGCGTTTGCGTGCGAGCGTGCAATTGATCGACGCGAGCACTGGGATGGCGCTTTGGAGCGAGCGCTATGAAGGCGATCGCTTCGATGCGTTCGCGCTCGAGGATGACATTGCGGGGCGTGTCGCGGCTTCGCTCAGGCGGTCGCTGACGCAAGTGGAGCGTGCACATCCGATCGATCCGGCGGCGTATGAGCTTTATCTCCGCGCGCGCCAGATCTGGTTGCTGATGAGCGATGTCGAGGAAGATCAGGCCTCGGTGCTGCTCGAACGCTGCGTGGCGCTGGCGCCGGATTTCGCCATTGGCTGGGCGACGTTGGCGAGTGTGCGGGCGTTGCTGTTGCCGCGCGACCGCGATGCGATCGGCTCGCCTGAGCATGATGCAGCGCTTGAGGCGGCGCATCGCGCGCTGGAGCTTGATCCTGAGTGCGCGCAAGCGCTGACGGCGCTGTCGCTGCTGAAGCCAGCGTTCGCCGAGCATGGCGAGAAAATCCGGCTAGTGAATGAAGCGCTGAAGCGCACGCCGAACGATGCGTCGCTGCATGTGGCGCGCGCGGCATGGCTTTATGGCGTCGGGCGGTTGAAGGATGCGGCCAAGGCGCTGGAAACGGCGAGTTTGCTCGATCCGCTCGGGCCGGCGGTTGAAGGTGTGCGCGCGAGCTTGGCGACGGCGCGCGGCGAGGTGCAGACGGCGTATGAGATCATTAGCGCAGCGTGGCGGCGCTGGCCGGACTCGCCGTTCATTTGGTATTTGATGTGGACGACGCTCTGCGTCGCTAAGCGTCCAGACGAAGCCGAGGCGCTCGCAGCACCCGGCGTGCCGCCGCGTTGGGGTGTGACCGAGCATGATGTCGGCGTGTTGCGCACTTATGCGGCGTTGCTGCACTTGAGCGCGGAAGATCGGCGGCAAGCGTTCTCCGCTATGCTGGATGCGCTGGCGCAAAGCCGTGAGCCATTACCTTTATCGAGCGTGTTGGTCGCTGCGGGCGCGGGTTGCGCTGACCAGGCTTTTGATCTGCTCAATGCTGCGCTCGATTCTGGGCGCGATCTAACTCCAGACAACCACAAGGGCTTCGGCATGGCGCGCTCACAGGCGCCGCTACAATTGTTTGTCAGCACGGGCGGGACGCCG